A portion of the Lathamus discolor isolate bLatDis1 chromosome 5, bLatDis1.hap1, whole genome shotgun sequence genome contains these proteins:
- the MEA1 gene encoding male-enhanced antigen 1, producing the protein MLPRPARCHPALAKGRRPGPAGQPRSDSRCPPLPGTRSPAPPRSARPGPAPRSLRSPARRRRAAAAGPPGPGLRHPQGPAATLPGGGGRGRGFPRCMAGPRSMGPERVCPEEPGPPEGPDGAAGWSGDEEEEDDEEEEEEEGGGGYLYQPLRQEPEQGPADGPPPAAEAGPGLQERLQMLRLHLPDPPADSEGEEEEGAAAEGGAAQSSRSSIPMDAEHVELVKRTMAGVKLPSLGIPPWASQISEDQWKDVVRRTLQARHGLGAPRPEWK; encoded by the exons CTGGCGAAGGGAAGGCGGCCCGGTCCGGCCGGGCAGCCCCGCTCCGACAGCCGCTGCCCGCCGCTCCCTGGCACTCGTAGTCCGGCGCCGCCCcgctcggctcggcccggcccggcccctcGGAGCCTGCGGAGCCCGGCGCGGCGGCggagggcggcggcggcggggcctcCCGGCCCGGGACTACGGCACCCACAGGGCCCCGCGGCGACGCTtccgggcggcggcgggaggggcCGGGGCTTCCCCCGGTGCATGGCGGGGCCGCGGAGCATGGGGCCGGAGCGGGTGTGTCCCGAGGAGCCGGGGCCGCCGGAGGGCCCTGACGGCGCGGCGGGATGGAGCGGGGACGAGGAAGAGGAGGAcgacgaggaggaggaggaggaggaaggaggcgGCGGGTACTTGTACCagccgctgaggcaggagcCGGAGCAGGGCCCCGCCGACGGGCCTCCCCCCGCCGCTGAGGCGGGCCCCGGCCTGCAGGAGCGGCTGCAG ATGCTGAGGCTGCACCTGCCCGACCCGCCGGCGGACAGCGAGGgcgaggaggaagagggggcgGCGGCGGAAGGCGGCGCGGCTCAGAGCAGCCgcagctccatccccatggACGCAG AGCACGTGGAGCTGGTGAAGAGGACGATGGCCGGCGTGAAGCTCCCGAGCCTGGGCATCCCGCCCTGGGCCAGCCAGATCTCGGAGGACCAGTGGAAGGACGTGGTGCGGCGCACGCTGCAGGCCCGGCACGGCCTCGGCGCGCCCAGGCCCGAGTGGAAGTGA